The Niabella beijingensis genomic interval GGTTGCGGAGTCTTTATTCAGATCCTGCACTGCAAGCTCTGCCCGTTGCGACGCCACATCTGCATTCTGGCGGATAATGATTGTGTCATATGCCCGCCCCTGATAACGCGTCTTATATCTCCCGTGCGCATGAATGGCTTCTAAACTGACGGTGGCTGCAATGTTCCCTGTTATTTTCTGCTGCCAATGCAGCGAAGGGTTTATTAAACCAAAAGAACCTGTTTTAAATGTCCCTTTTATCTTGTAATTCCTGTGCTGCTCAAATACCGGCTGTTTTGATTTTATATATAGCGCAGCAACACTGCCGAAGTTTCTTGCAGATTGAAGCGTGGAGGTATTCTGGCTGTTATAAAGGCGGAGCTCCTCAATATTATCAAGGGAGAACTTCCCCAGGTCTACAATACTGTTCTGCGCATTTCCCACCTGTAAGCCATCATAAAAAACACCCAGGTGCTGTGCCCCAAGGCTTCTTACATTCAGCGTTTTCAATCCGCCAATACCCCCGTAGTCTTTAAGTTGTATCCCCGAAAAATAGCGCAGTGCATCCGCTACCGAAAAACTGTTCAGCCGCTGCAGCCGGCTCCCCGTAAGCGTTTGAACCGGAGTGGTGGTGTTGAGCAAAAAGGAGTTTTTGCCGGAATGTATCCATACGCCATCCAGCTCCTTTGCCTCCAAAGAGTCGGGGGCCTGGGCCATCCCGTCCGTGCAGCCAAGGCTGTACAAAAGAGCCGTTACTCCGGCAAAACGGATCCAAAAATAAAATCGGTTCATTACTATTTGACTTCATCAAACAGCTTTACCTGAAATAACCAGAAAACAAATGGGTAATTGCTACCTGCGCATTTGCATTCCAAGCCTTATTCCACGAAAGCTTAAAATAAAAACTGCGTTGGCAGGTCTCCTGACTTATCCCCATTCTGAACGGCCTTCCCATTTCTCCGGAGGAGAAACAGTGACACTATTTGTCAGAATGTTGCATGGGATTTACAGTAGCGGGTCTGTCCAGGATTTGCACCTGATTCCCTTTTAATAAATGTTCCCGTATCGAAGTGAACATTTAACCAATGCGCGGCAAAAGTAGCATTAAAAAACAAAAAGACCTGAAAGGTTTTAAATCTTTCAGGTCTTTCCTGCTGAAGACAGCGATGGTCTACTTAATATTTTTTCGTATGGTATCCATCAGATCATTCACGCCTTTCCAGGTACCTTCAAAAACAGCCCCACTTTGAAGTGCCGGCTGAAAGTCGTTGCTGATGATCTGATCGGCTTCCGCCTTTGACAGCAACTTCTCTACAAACGGGCCGTAATCAACAGCCACTTTGTTCAATGCCTTGCTGATGGTGACCACCATGGCCTTGTCGGTATTGCCATGTACACCGGCCCACTCTTCGAGAAGGCTTTTATTGTTGCTCGCAAACTGGTCCGCGCTGACCCTATCTGCCGGAAGCGTTATCACTTTGATGGCGATCAGGTTGCTTTTTTCAAACAACCGGACCAGGCTGTCGATCTGGTGATTTTGAGCAGGGGTAAATAATTGCTCAAAATCGTACGACATATTAATGTTATCCGGAGTTGGGGTCGGCTGTTTGGGATATTGGATATTTGTTTTTCTTCCTTCGGCATCTCTGTTGTGTACCTGCGTGTTCAGGTTTTTGCCGGGGTTGCAGGCCAACGCCAGACCCAGTGTTAAAAACAAAATGCCGGAAAAAACCTTTTGCTGCATAGATTGATTTTAGGTTGATGCAAAATTAACGGAATTGGTTTCCCCCTGGTTCTTATTTATTTAACAAAAGCCCAATATAAAACGAAGGCTTTGTTAATTTTTTCCGAAGGTCTACCTCATAAAACATGCAGGAGAGCAGTTCCTGTACCTTCTTATTCCGCGCGCTGATATTGATCAGCAGGTTAAACAACCGCGGATAATTGACCAGCTTTTGAATGCGGGTGCTCAGCCGCAATTCCGGTCCCAGTACGCGTTCGATATCCGCGTCATAGGCAGCAAGACCCGCAGCGGAATAGTCCTGTGCCTGTATGGCCCGCGCGGCCTGCAATGCGGCCATTCGTCCGGAGTTCATGGCATTTCCAATGCCCTCGCCGGTAAATGGGTCTATAAGAAAAGCGGCATCCCCTACCAGCAGGTACCGTTCCCCCGTAAGCACTCTTTTTTTACTTCCCAGCGGCAGCCCGTATCCCTCTATTCCTCCTTCCAGCGTTGCATGTTTAAACCGTTCCTTAAATACGGGATCTGTTTCCACAATACGCAGCAATTCTTTTTTGAGGTTCACTTTTTTCCGGCTCACGGTCTCACTGAGCATACCCACGCCTACATTGGCCTGTCCGTTTGGCAGCGGAAAGATCCAGAAATAGCCCGGCAACAGGCTCTTTAAAAAATGCAGCTCAATAAAATTTTCCGGGTGCAGTCCCTCCACATTTTTATAATAGGCCCGGAGCCCGGCTACATAATGTGCCGGTTCCATCTGGATGCCTGCCACTTTTTTTGTAAAGGACGAATGTGCCCCGTTTGCAAGGATCAGCAGGTCTGCCTTCACTGTAAACCCGTTACCATCACTCACCAGGTACCCGTCTGGTTCCAGGGTATATTCTGTAATGGCGATGCCTTCGTAAAGGGTTACGTGCGCACAGCGCTTTAGTTCCTCAACCAGGAAATGGTCAAAGTCCATGCGCTTGCACACATAGCCGATCGGCACTTCCTTATGCTGGTTGTTACCGGCATCAAAGTCGGGCCGGTAGCCTACTTCCAGCACCCGCCGGTTGGGGGCAACAAAACTTACGCCCCAGCTGTTGAGTTTAAACCCGGCACTTTTCATCCGTTCGGCCACCGAGGGATCGATCTTTTTGAGGCAGGTCAGCACTTTGCCGCTGAGGCCATCACCACATACTTTATCCCGCGGAAAAACCGCCTTGTCAATCACCACACAATCGATGCCCTCTTTATTTAATTGAAGGGCCGCTGTGGCGCCTCCGGGTCCGGCACCGATAACACAAACTTTAGCAGAAATCATTGCAGAAGGCTCTAATAAACCGGGCCTGACCACTCCGCCACCAGCAAAAGTTTGTCAGGCCCAACCGCCCTAACAGGCAGATTAAAAAATAGTATATTCATTATTGATTCAGCATCAGCGGCATTACCAGCATCAGCTGTTCTTCGTTCTCTTCCTGGTCCACCGGCTTGATCAAACCGGCTTTTGTAGGTGTGCTCAACTCCATATACACCTCATCGCTGTCTGTTGCGTTCAGCATTTCGATCAGGAACTTGGCGTTGAAGGCGATCACCAGGTCCTCACCGTTGTACTGGCATTTCATACGCTCATTTCCTTCAAAGCTGAAGTCCACATCCTGCGCCGCCAGCTGCAGCTCGCTGCCGCTTATATTGAGCGCCACCTGATAGGTGCTTTTATTACTGAATACACTTACCCGGCGCAGTGCCCCTAAAAACTCTGTCCGGTTCACGGTAAGCCTGTAAGGATTTTCAGAGGGGATCACCACCTTATAATCCGGAAAGCGCGCGTCGATCAGACGGCAGCTCATCTGTGTGGTACCATGTATCACAAAAAAATGGTTGGTATTATAGTTAATGGTGATCTCGTCTTCATTATCCGGCAGGGCCGATTTCAAGAGGTTGAGCGGTTTACGGGGAACGATAAAAGTGTCCGTATTGGGCGAACTTACATCTGTTCTTTTATAACGTACCAGGCGGTGTGCATCTGTAGCTACAAACTGGATGCCTTTTTTATCCAGCTCAAAAAAGACCCCGGTCATTGCAGGACGCAGATCGTCCGTGCTGGTGGCAAACAGCGTTTTATTGATGGCTGTTACCAGGGCAGAGGAGGTCATTGTAAAGCGGGAAGCGTCATCTGCCGTAGGATCCTTGGGAAAATTATCGGGGTTTTCGCCCATTACCTTGTACTTACCATTATCGCTGGTAATTTCAACGCTGTAATTTTTATCAATATTAAAAGTAAGCGGTTGCTCCGGGATGTTTTTTAAAGAATCGATCAGGATCTTTGCCGGGATACAAACGCGGCCGCTGTCCTTTGCTTCTACCTGCATCTCCGTTTTCATTACCGTTTCGAGATCGGTGGCTACAATGGTCAGGCGGTTTTTGTCAATATCAAACAAGAAATCCTCCAAAATGGGTAATACGTTATTCGCATTAATTACCCCTGAAATATTTTGAAGTTGTTTCAGTAAAGCCGATGACGATGCAATAAATTTCATCTGTTATATATTAATTTTTACGTTTCTGTTCCCTCTAAGGCAAAATGGCGGTAGCGAAACTACTATTTTATTAGGTA includes:
- a CDS encoding TPM domain-containing protein, producing MQQKVFSGILFLTLGLALACNPGKNLNTQVHNRDAEGRKTNIQYPKQPTPTPDNINMSYDFEQLFTPAQNHQIDSLVRLFEKSNLIAIKVITLPADRVSADQFASNNKSLLEEWAGVHGNTDKAMVVTISKALNKVAVDYGPFVEKLLSKAEADQIISNDFQPALQSGAVFEGTWKGVNDLMDTIRKNIK
- a CDS encoding NAD(P)/FAD-dependent oxidoreductase, with the protein product MISAKVCVIGAGPGGATAALQLNKEGIDCVVIDKAVFPRDKVCGDGLSGKVLTCLKKIDPSVAERMKSAGFKLNSWGVSFVAPNRRVLEVGYRPDFDAGNNQHKEVPIGYVCKRMDFDHFLVEELKRCAHVTLYEGIAITEYTLEPDGYLVSDGNGFTVKADLLILANGAHSSFTKKVAGIQMEPAHYVAGLRAYYKNVEGLHPENFIELHFLKSLLPGYFWIFPLPNGQANVGVGMLSETVSRKKVNLKKELLRIVETDPVFKERFKHATLEGGIEGYGLPLGSKKRVLTGERYLLVGDAAFLIDPFTGEGIGNAMNSGRMAALQAARAIQAQDYSAAGLAAYDADIERVLGPELRLSTRIQKLVNYPRLFNLLINISARNKKVQELLSCMFYEVDLRKKLTKPSFYIGLLLNK
- the dnaN gene encoding DNA polymerase III subunit beta — protein: MKFIASSSALLKQLQNISGVINANNVLPILEDFLFDIDKNRLTIVATDLETVMKTEMQVEAKDSGRVCIPAKILIDSLKNIPEQPLTFNIDKNYSVEITSDNGKYKVMGENPDNFPKDPTADDASRFTMTSSALVTAINKTLFATSTDDLRPAMTGVFFELDKKGIQFVATDAHRLVRYKRTDVSSPNTDTFIVPRKPLNLLKSALPDNEDEITINYNTNHFFVIHGTTQMSCRLIDARFPDYKVVIPSENPYRLTVNRTEFLGALRRVSVFSNKSTYQVALNISGSELQLAAQDVDFSFEGNERMKCQYNGEDLVIAFNAKFLIEMLNATDSDEVYMELSTPTKAGLIKPVDQEENEEQLMLVMPLMLNQ